Proteins found in one Streptomyces sp. CB09001 genomic segment:
- the ssd gene encoding septum site-determining protein Ssd, with amino-acid sequence MTGTITHGPPPTAGGRQSGPLIVTEDPELLDDLLRLCAAAGATPEVHHSVPVTPPSPPSTPSALTAAASAAARAPAASGRRTGWETAPLVLVGDDAARRVRGAVRRRGVVLVGRDQDDSGIWQRAVEIGADHVLMLPDGEQWLVDRIADVAEGVGRPALTVGVIGGRGGAGASTLACALAVTSAREGLRSLLVDADPLGGGLDVLLGGETAEGLRWPAFAASRGRVGGGALEESLPRLHSLRVLSWDRGDCVAVPPQAVRAVLAAARRRGGTVVVDLPRRIDDGVAEVLAQLDIGILVVPAELRAVAAAGRVAASVGMVLRDLRVAVRGPYGSGLDDREVARLLGLPLAGEVPVESGLLRATESKRPPGTPGRGPLARFCRGFWERALAESGGPGGSGS; translated from the coding sequence ATGACCGGAACGATCACGCACGGCCCGCCGCCCACCGCCGGAGGGCGGCAGAGCGGGCCCCTGATCGTCACCGAGGACCCGGAGCTCCTCGACGACCTGCTGCGCCTGTGCGCGGCCGCGGGCGCCACGCCGGAGGTGCACCACTCGGTACCCGTGACACCGCCATCGCCTCCTTCGACGCCTTCGGCCTTGACGGCGGCGGCTTCTGCGGCGGCGCGCGCACCTGCGGCGTCCGGGAGGCGGACCGGATGGGAGACCGCGCCCCTGGTCCTCGTCGGGGACGACGCGGCGCGGCGGGTACGCGGAGCGGTGCGGAGACGGGGAGTGGTCCTGGTGGGCCGTGATCAGGACGATTCGGGGATCTGGCAGCGGGCCGTCGAGATCGGCGCCGACCACGTCCTGATGCTGCCCGACGGTGAGCAGTGGCTGGTCGACCGCATCGCCGACGTCGCCGAGGGCGTCGGCCGTCCGGCCCTCACCGTCGGCGTCATCGGCGGCCGGGGCGGCGCCGGGGCGTCCACACTGGCCTGCGCGCTTGCCGTCACCTCCGCGCGGGAGGGGCTGCGCAGTCTGCTGGTGGACGCCGATCCCCTGGGCGGCGGCCTCGACGTCCTCCTGGGCGGCGAGACGGCCGAGGGGCTGAGGTGGCCGGCGTTCGCGGCCTCGCGAGGGCGGGTCGGCGGCGGCGCCCTGGAGGAGTCGCTGCCCCGGCTGCATTCGCTCCGGGTGCTCAGCTGGGACCGGGGCGACTGCGTCGCGGTACCGCCGCAGGCCGTGCGCGCGGTGCTCGCGGCGGCCCGGAGGAGGGGCGGCACGGTCGTCGTCGACCTGCCCCGCCGGATCGACGACGGCGTCGCCGAGGTCCTCGCGCAGCTCGACATCGGGATCCTCGTCGTCCCCGCCGAGCTGCGGGCCGTGGCGGCGGCGGGCCGGGTGGCGGCCTCGGTGGGCATGGTTCTGCGCGACCTCCGGGTCGCGGTGCGCGGACCCTACGGCTCCGGGCTCGACGACCGTGAGGTGGCCCGGTTGCTCGGCCTTCCCCTGGCCGGCGAAGTACCGGTCGAGTCAGGGCTCCTGCGGGCCACGGAGAGCAAACGCCCTCCGGGCACACCCGGTCGTGGTCCGCTGGCGCGCTTCTGCCGGGGGTTCTGGGAACGGGCGCTGGCGGAGAGCGGCGGGCCGGGCGGGAGCGGCTCGTGA
- a CDS encoding HAD-IB family hydrolase yields MLRVVENHSSPHSASPSMPRTAAFFDLDKTVIAKSSTLTFSKSFYQGGLINRRTVLRTAYAQFVFLAGGADHDQMERMREYLSALCRGWNVQLVKELVAETLHDLIDPIIYDEAASLIEEHHTAGRDVVIVSTSGAEVVEPIGELLGADRVVATRMIVGEDGCFTGEVEYYAYGPTKAEAIRELAGSEGYDLSRCYAYSDSATDLPMLEAVGHPHAVNPDRALRREALAREWPILDFHRPVRLKQRIGGFSVPPRPALVAAAAIGAAAATAGLVWYASRRRSTAA; encoded by the coding sequence ATGCTCAGGGTTGTGGAAAACCACTCCTCGCCGCACTCCGCGTCTCCCTCCATGCCCCGCACGGCGGCCTTCTTTGACCTGGACAAGACGGTCATTGCGAAGTCGAGCACGCTCACGTTCAGCAAGTCGTTCTACCAAGGCGGGCTGATCAACCGCAGGACCGTGTTGCGTACCGCATATGCCCAGTTCGTGTTCCTCGCCGGCGGAGCCGACCACGACCAGATGGAGCGGATGCGCGAGTACCTCTCCGCGCTGTGCCGCGGGTGGAACGTCCAGCTGGTCAAGGAGCTCGTCGCCGAGACCCTGCACGACCTGATCGACCCGATCATCTACGACGAGGCGGCCTCCCTGATCGAGGAGCACCACACCGCCGGTCGCGACGTCGTGATCGTCTCGACGTCGGGCGCCGAGGTGGTCGAGCCGATCGGCGAGCTGCTGGGCGCGGACCGGGTGGTGGCGACGCGCATGATCGTGGGTGAGGACGGCTGTTTCACCGGAGAGGTGGAGTACTACGCGTACGGCCCGACCAAGGCGGAGGCGATCCGGGAGCTGGCCGGGTCCGAGGGGTACGACCTGTCCCGCTGCTACGCCTACAGCGACTCGGCGACCGACCTGCCGATGCTGGAGGCCGTCGGCCACCCCCACGCGGTCAACCCGGACCGGGCGCTGCGCCGCGAAGCCCTCGCGCGCGAGTGGCCGATTCTCGATTTCCACCGCCCGGTGCGGCTCAAGCAGCGGATCGGGGGATTTTCCGTGCCCCCCCGACCCGCGCTCGTCGCAGCCGCCGCGATAGGCGCCGCGGCGGCGACCGCGGGTCTCGTCTGGTACGCGAGCCGACGACGGTCCACGGCGGCCTGA
- a CDS encoding type II secretion system F family protein: protein MPGTGELSTGVILVCLGSAAWLAGGWHSGVRRARTVLAEGRTRATGGTSETGRSGGTHAAGPPAARRMTDGLRRVRGRLRPEWWSLAAGLVLAILGTSVLPVVAGAAGVPALRRVRLAGRERRAGEHRQDAVIALCGTLAGEVRAGRQPGEALLCAAHDSGGLGDAQAAVLAAARFGGDVPGALASAAGQPGAEGLRGLAACWRVAVDQGAGLAAGLDRLEGALRAERDQRSDLRAQLAGARATAVMLAGLPVLGLLLGVALGADPLHVLLHTGAGVGCLLAGGVLESLGVWWVTRIVRGAEATS, encoded by the coding sequence ATGCCGGGGACGGGCGAGCTCTCGACGGGCGTGATCCTGGTGTGCCTGGGATCGGCCGCCTGGTTGGCGGGAGGGTGGCACTCAGGAGTACGGCGAGCGCGGACGGTGCTCGCCGAAGGCCGGACGCGCGCGACCGGTGGCACGAGTGAGACTGGCAGGTCTGGTGGGACGCACGCTGCCGGGCCGCCCGCGGCGCGTCGGATGACGGACGGGTTGCGGCGTGTCCGGGGCCGGCTGAGGCCCGAGTGGTGGTCACTGGCCGCCGGGCTGGTGCTGGCGATCCTGGGCACCTCGGTGCTGCCGGTCGTCGCGGGTGCGGCCGGCGTACCGGCGCTGCGGCGAGTGCGACTGGCCGGCCGGGAAAGGCGGGCCGGCGAGCACCGGCAGGACGCGGTGATCGCCCTGTGCGGGACACTCGCCGGCGAGGTGCGGGCGGGGCGGCAACCGGGCGAGGCGCTCCTGTGCGCCGCGCACGACTCCGGCGGGCTCGGTGACGCGCAGGCGGCGGTGCTGGCGGCGGCCCGGTTCGGCGGGGACGTCCCCGGGGCCCTGGCGTCGGCAGCCGGGCAACCTGGCGCCGAGGGGCTGCGTGGGCTCGCGGCGTGCTGGCGGGTCGCGGTCGACCAGGGCGCGGGGCTCGCGGCCGGTCTCGACAGGCTGGAGGGCGCGCTGCGTGCCGAGCGGGACCAGCGCTCGGACCTGCGTGCCCAATTGGCCGGCGCCCGGGCCACGGCCGTGATGCTCGCCGGCCTTCCGGTTCTGGGTCTCCTGCTCGGCGTCGCCCTCGGGGCCGATCCCCTGCACGTGCTGCTGCACACCGGTGCCGGGGTGGGCTGTCTGCTGGCCGGCGGGGTTCTGGAGAGCCTGGGCGTGTGGTGGGTGACGCGGATCGTGCGCGGGGCGGAGGCGACTTCGTGA
- a CDS encoding TadA family conjugal transfer-associated ATPase, translated as MLDGVRRWLAESGAEPTPARVAQALREQGRVLGDAEILGAAEQLRSELVGSGPLEPLLADPSVTDVLVSAPDRVWVDRGGGLELAPVSFPDAAAVRRLAQRLATVAGRRLDDARPWVDARLPDGTRLHAVLPPVAVDCTCLALRVVRPRAFTLDELAAAGTVPPGGDRVLRALLRARLSFLVSGGTGSGKTTLLSALLGLVGPDERIVLAEDSAELRPDHPHVVRLETRPANQEGAGLVTLEDLVRQALRMRPDRLVVGEVRGPEVVHLLAALNTGHEGGCGTVHANAAADVPARLEALGTTAGLNRAALHSQLAAALSVVLHLVRDRAGRRRIAEVHVLERDPSGLVRTVPALRWGPEAFVAERGWQRLRELFRDAGTEERAPVGREARR; from the coding sequence ATGCTCGACGGTGTGCGGCGGTGGCTCGCCGAGAGCGGGGCGGAGCCGACACCCGCGCGAGTGGCGCAGGCGCTGCGGGAACAGGGGCGGGTGCTCGGGGACGCCGAGATCCTCGGTGCCGCCGAACAGCTCAGGTCGGAACTGGTCGGCAGCGGACCACTCGAGCCGCTGCTCGCCGACCCCTCGGTGACCGACGTGCTGGTGTCCGCCCCGGACCGGGTCTGGGTGGACCGGGGCGGTGGCCTGGAGCTGGCACCGGTCTCCTTCCCCGACGCGGCGGCGGTGCGGCGGCTCGCGCAGCGCCTCGCGACCGTGGCCGGGCGCCGGCTCGACGACGCACGGCCCTGGGTGGACGCCAGGCTGCCCGACGGCACCCGGCTGCACGCCGTGCTGCCACCTGTCGCCGTCGACTGCACCTGCCTCGCGCTGCGGGTGGTACGGCCGCGCGCCTTCACCCTCGACGAGCTGGCGGCGGCGGGCACCGTGCCGCCTGGCGGTGACCGCGTGCTGCGCGCTCTGCTGCGGGCCCGGCTGTCCTTCCTCGTCAGCGGCGGTACCGGCAGTGGCAAGACGACGCTGCTCAGCGCCCTGCTCGGACTGGTCGGACCGGACGAACGCATCGTGCTGGCCGAGGACTCGGCGGAACTGCGCCCCGACCACCCGCATGTCGTCCGCCTGGAGACCAGACCGGCCAACCAGGAGGGCGCCGGTCTGGTCACCCTGGAGGACCTGGTGCGCCAGGCGCTGCGCATGCGGCCGGACCGGCTGGTCGTGGGCGAGGTGCGAGGTCCCGAAGTGGTCCATCTGCTCGCCGCGTTGAACACGGGTCACGAAGGCGGCTGCGGGACGGTGCACGCCAATGCCGCCGCCGACGTACCGGCTCGGCTGGAGGCGCTCGGGACGACCGCGGGCCTGAACCGTGCGGCTCTGCACAGCCAGCTCGCTGCGGCCCTCTCGGTGGTCCTCCACCTGGTCCGTGACCGCGCGGGACGGCGCCGGATCGCCGAGGTGCACGTACTGGAGCGGGACCCGTCGGGGCTGGTGCGGACGGTGCCGGCGCTGCGATGGGGGCCGGAGGCCTTCGTGGCCGAACGCGGCTGGCAGCGGCTGCGGGAGCTGTTTCGCGACGCGGGGACCGAGGAGCGGGCGCCGGTCGGACGGGAGGCACGGAGATGA
- a CDS encoding type II secretion system F family protein, whose translation MNGDLVHRLGAAAAMVLAAGWLTRRLGAMRRERALRRRLRGLLGPQRAPVRSASRRAEALRTLRPWLPLAGTVGVGWALVGGLAGVLVGLVGAAALWRRSARRSAAGTEAAEAAAARAARQLPLAADLLAACIAAGASPVAAARAVGDALGGPVGDALGRGAAEVRLGGEPEGAWRGLAAVPGAAPLARLLERAEVSGLPAAGPVARLAAQARADWARTTTVRARRAAVMVTAPVGLCFLPAFIAVGVLPVVIGLAGGVLGQGGGG comes from the coding sequence GTGAACGGCGACCTTGTCCACAGGCTGGGGGCAGCGGCGGCGATGGTCCTGGCCGCCGGCTGGCTGACACGCCGACTCGGAGCCATGCGGCGGGAGCGGGCGCTGCGCAGGCGGCTCAGGGGCCTACTGGGACCGCAGCGGGCGCCGGTCCGTTCCGCCTCGCGACGCGCCGAGGCGCTGCGCACCCTGCGCCCGTGGCTGCCGCTGGCCGGCACGGTGGGCGTCGGTTGGGCCCTGGTCGGCGGTCTGGCCGGGGTACTGGTGGGGCTGGTGGGCGCGGCCGCACTGTGGCGTCGGAGTGCCCGACGTTCGGCCGCGGGCACGGAGGCGGCGGAGGCCGCAGCCGCGCGAGCCGCCCGTCAACTGCCCTTGGCCGCCGATCTGCTGGCGGCCTGCATCGCGGCGGGCGCGAGTCCGGTGGCGGCGGCGCGGGCGGTCGGCGATGCCCTCGGCGGACCGGTCGGGGACGCGCTGGGGCGCGGTGCCGCGGAGGTACGCCTCGGCGGCGAACCGGAGGGTGCCTGGCGGGGGTTGGCCGCCGTCCCGGGGGCCGCACCCCTGGCGCGGCTGCTGGAGCGGGCCGAGGTGTCCGGCCTGCCCGCGGCGGGCCCGGTCGCCCGCCTGGCCGCCCAGGCCCGTGCCGACTGGGCCCGCACCACGACGGTCCGGGCCCGCCGGGCGGCCGTCATGGTCACCGCGCCGGTGGGGCTGTGCTTTCTGCCCGCGTTCATCGCGGTGGGCGTACTGCCGGTGGTCATCGGACTGGCCGGCGGGGTGCTGGGTCAAGGAGGAGGTGGCTGA
- a CDS encoding TadE family type IV pilus minor pilin codes for MRAGIPVRGVRGRRLRGAPDAGASTGPDSGFVTAEAAVVLPVLVVFTMALVWGLLVVAAQIQCVDAARAGARAAARQDPEDAVVELARQAAPSGARVTVSREAGLVRVVVVAEPPALHGLPFEVREEAVASVEQPAGTAPTAAEPVGAEP; via the coding sequence GTGAGAGCCGGAATCCCGGTCCGCGGTGTGCGCGGACGCCGCCTGCGCGGCGCACCGGACGCCGGGGCGAGCACCGGGCCGGACAGCGGATTCGTGACGGCGGAGGCTGCCGTGGTGCTTCCCGTGCTGGTGGTGTTCACGATGGCGCTGGTGTGGGGGCTGCTCGTGGTCGCCGCCCAGATCCAGTGCGTGGACGCGGCCCGGGCGGGGGCCCGCGCGGCGGCACGACAGGACCCGGAAGACGCGGTCGTGGAGCTCGCCCGTCAGGCGGCACCGAGCGGAGCGCGGGTCACGGTCAGCCGCGAGGCGGGACTGGTCCGTGTGGTCGTGGTGGCCGAGCCGCCGGCTCTGCACGGGCTGCCGTTCGAAGTACGGGAGGAAGCCGTGGCTTCGGTGGAGCAGCCGGCGGGGACGGCGCCGACGGCGGCGGAACCGGTGGGGGCCGAGCCGTGA
- a CDS encoding Fic family protein, with product MSTTGANADPLAALGDLPGVAESVESVRKAVDRVYGHRIMRRRSNGITSEAALRGARGSAALSGADWALEEVRRRSDFSGDAEARAVGAALRLTAEAGQLLSVWRQSPLRVLARLHLVAAADKDDEVGRPRQNGEPVDEPLVELPLPDAEEAHGRLDGLAALVAAGGTAPALVTAAVVHGELLALRPFTSHNGLVARAAERIVLVGSGLDPKSVCPAEVGHAELGRAAYLAALDGYVSGTPEGVAAWIAHCGKAVALGARESTAVCEALQRGAA from the coding sequence ATGAGTACGACAGGCGCGAACGCCGATCCGCTCGCGGCCCTGGGCGACCTGCCCGGCGTGGCCGAGTCCGTGGAGTCCGTACGCAAGGCCGTGGACCGCGTCTACGGCCACCGGATCATGCGGCGCCGCAGCAACGGGATCACCTCCGAGGCGGCCCTGCGCGGCGCCCGGGGTTCGGCGGCGCTGTCCGGGGCGGACTGGGCCCTGGAGGAGGTGCGCCGACGCAGCGACTTCAGTGGCGATGCCGAGGCGCGTGCGGTGGGCGCCGCGTTGCGGCTGACCGCCGAGGCGGGGCAACTGCTGTCCGTGTGGCGGCAGTCGCCGCTGCGCGTGCTGGCCCGACTGCACCTGGTGGCGGCCGCGGACAAGGACGACGAGGTGGGGCGGCCCCGCCAGAACGGCGAGCCGGTGGACGAACCGCTCGTCGAGCTGCCGCTGCCCGATGCCGAGGAGGCGCACGGCCGGCTGGACGGCCTGGCCGCGCTGGTCGCGGCGGGCGGTACCGCACCGGCGCTGGTGACGGCCGCGGTGGTGCACGGGGAACTGCTGGCGCTGCGTCCCTTCACCTCCCACAACGGTCTGGTCGCCCGCGCGGCTGAGCGCATCGTCCTGGTCGGCAGCGGACTGGACCCCAAGTCGGTGTGCCCGGCCGAGGTCGGTCACGCCGAGCTGGGACGCGCGGCCTACCTGGCGGCGCTCGACGGCTACGTCTCCGGGACCCCGGAGGGTGTGGCCGCCTGGATCGCCCACTGCGGCAAGGCGGTCGCCCTGGGTGCCCGCGAGTCGACGGCGGTGTGCGAGGCGCTCCAGCGCGGGGCGGCGTAG
- a CDS encoding Rv3654c family TadE-like protein: protein MGASDQGSATVWSVAAIAVLCVVFGVVLALGQAVVARHRAAGGADLAALAAADEWAQGATTACERAGRVARAQEVRLVRCVLTGQISDVTAASGRGPFTAEVRARAGPAPLTAPAPPAPPPSVPPTPAGPSPPPPAAAP from the coding sequence ATGGGTGCCTCCGACCAGGGGTCGGCGACCGTGTGGAGCGTTGCCGCCATCGCCGTTCTGTGTGTCGTGTTCGGCGTCGTGCTGGCCCTGGGGCAGGCCGTCGTGGCCCGGCACCGCGCGGCGGGCGGCGCCGACCTGGCGGCGCTCGCCGCGGCGGACGAATGGGCGCAGGGCGCCACTACGGCGTGCGAAAGGGCGGGGCGGGTCGCGCGGGCGCAGGAGGTGCGGTTGGTGCGCTGTGTGCTCACCGGACAGATCTCGGACGTGACGGCGGCGTCGGGCAGAGGCCCCTTCACGGCGGAGGTCCGGGCGAGGGCGGGCCCGGCCCCACTCACCGCACCGGCGCCACCCGCGCCACCACCCTCCGTACCGCCTACCCCGGCTGGTCCGTCTCCGCCGCCCCCCGCAGCAGCACCGTGA
- a CDS encoding ATP-binding protein codes for MKIAFVGKGGSGKTTLSSLFVRHLAATGAPVVAIDADINQHLGAALGLDDAEAAGLPAMGEHLSLIKDHLRGTNPRIASTEKMIKTTPPGEGSRLLRVREDNPVYDACARPVELDGGTVRLMVTGPFTDADLGVACYHSKTGAVELCLNHLVDARDEYVVVDMTAGSDSFASGMFTRFDITFLVAEPTRKGVSVYRQYKEYARDFGVTLKVVGNKVQGQDDLDFLRDQVGDDLLVTVGHSDWVRAMEKGRPPRFELLEEANGRALRTLHTAVDATYGLRDWARYTQQMVHFHLKNAHSWGNERTGDDLAAQVDPGFVLGEEVAAPA; via the coding sequence ATGAAAATTGCTTTCGTCGGGAAGGGCGGCAGCGGCAAGACCACCCTGTCCTCCCTCTTCGTCCGCCACCTCGCCGCCACCGGCGCACCCGTCGTCGCGATCGACGCCGACATCAACCAGCACCTGGGGGCAGCGCTGGGTCTCGACGACGCGGAGGCGGCCGGGCTGCCCGCGATGGGCGAGCACCTTTCGCTGATCAAGGACCATCTGCGCGGCACCAACCCGCGCATCGCCTCCACCGAGAAGATGATCAAAACGACGCCGCCCGGCGAGGGCTCCCGCCTGCTGCGCGTGCGCGAGGACAACCCGGTCTACGACGCCTGTGCCCGGCCGGTGGAACTCGACGGCGGGACCGTCCGTTTGATGGTCACGGGGCCTTTCACGGACGCCGACCTGGGGGTCGCCTGCTATCACTCCAAGACCGGAGCGGTGGAGCTGTGCCTGAACCATCTGGTCGACGCACGTGACGAGTACGTCGTGGTGGACATGACCGCCGGCTCGGACTCGTTCGCCTCTGGTATGTTCACCCGCTTCGACATCACGTTCCTCGTCGCCGAGCCGACCCGCAAGGGTGTCTCCGTCTACCGCCAGTACAAGGAGTACGCCCGCGACTTCGGCGTCACCCTGAAGGTCGTCGGCAACAAGGTGCAGGGGCAGGACGACCTCGACTTCCTGCGCGACCAGGTCGGGGACGACCTGCTGGTCACCGTCGGACACTCGGACTGGGTGCGTGCCATGGAGAAGGGCCGCCCGCCCAGGTTCGAGCTCCTGGAGGAGGCCAACGGCCGGGCGCTGCGCACGCTGCACACGGCCGTCGACGCGACGTACGGTCTGCGGGACTGGGCGCGTTACACCCAGCAGATGGTCCACTTCCATCTGAAGAACGCCCACAGTTGGGGCAACGAACGCACCGGGGACGACCTGGCTGCGCAGGTCGACCCCGGTTTCGTCCTCGGCGAGGAGGTCGCCGCCCCCGCGTGA
- a CDS encoding DUF4244 domain-containing protein, whose translation MYQMVRARLGALVGGVVGAVRRQAARRDAGMVTSEYAMGIVAAVAFAVILYKVVTSGTVSAELQGIVKGALNARM comes from the coding sequence ATGTATCAGATGGTGCGGGCACGGCTGGGTGCCTTGGTGGGCGGAGTGGTCGGGGCGGTGCGACGGCAGGCCGCGCGGCGGGACGCTGGAATGGTCACCTCCGAGTACGCGATGGGGATCGTCGCGGCGGTGGCCTTCGCCGTGATCCTCTACAAGGTCGTCACGAGCGGGACGGTGAGCGCGGAGCTGCAGGGCATCGTGAAGGGGGCTCTCAATGCGCGGATGTGA